From Halotia branconii CENA392, the proteins below share one genomic window:
- the aroH gene encoding chorismate mutase: MQAIRGAITVSENTVEAIREAVTELLDELEERNQIQPKDMISVTFSVTRDLDTIFPAAIARARPGWDNVAMLDVQQMHVKGSLQRCIRFLIHANLPTSSVIHHIYLRHAANLRPDWSLPQSLQASQQVVKSKV, from the coding sequence ATGCAGGCTATACGTGGAGCAATTACTGTTTCAGAAAATACTGTGGAAGCAATCCGAGAAGCGGTGACAGAATTACTAGATGAACTAGAAGAACGAAATCAAATCCAGCCCAAGGATATGATTAGTGTGACTTTCTCAGTAACACGCGATCTTGATACTATTTTTCCGGCGGCGATCGCCAGAGCGCGTCCTGGTTGGGATAATGTAGCTATGTTGGATGTGCAGCAAATGCATGTCAAGGGAAGCTTACAACGTTGCATCCGGTTTCTCATCCACGCTAACCTACCCACCTCGTCTGTAATTCACCACATATATTTGCGCCACGCCGCTAACTTGCGTCCAGACTGGAGTTTACCCCAGTCGTTACAAGCATCACAGCAAGTAGTTAAATCAAAAGTGTAA
- a CDS encoding protein-glutamate methylesterase/protein-glutamine glutaminase — translation MPKIRVLIVDDAVVVRSRVSKILSSDRELEVVGVAANGRIALAKIPQVNPDVVILDIEMPEMDGLQTLSAIRQNYPHLPVIMFSTSTRTGAIATLEALSLGASDYATKPSNLGSVEATTQHIQKELIPKIKVFGAFSTPITNAHPIIFPVHSNIEQVDIVAIGVSTGGPNALTVVLKKLPADLPVPVLIVQHMPPMFTKLLAEQLSSKCQIPVDEAVPGVTLKPGHVWIAPGDFHLVVQRDKDVVRLDTHQAAPENFCRPSVDVLLRSLAQVYGARAIAVIMTGMGQDGLHGCQCIREAGGQVLVQDKASSIVWGMPSFVVNAGLANQIVPLDQMADEIMYRISYNRNSISGL, via the coding sequence ATGCCTAAAATCCGGGTACTCATTGTTGATGATGCAGTAGTGGTGCGGAGTCGCGTCAGTAAAATTTTATCGAGCGATCGCGAATTAGAAGTGGTAGGAGTCGCGGCTAACGGGCGCATTGCTTTAGCCAAAATTCCTCAGGTTAATCCCGATGTCGTCATTTTAGATATCGAGATGCCAGAGATGGATGGTTTACAAACTTTGTCTGCAATTCGCCAAAACTATCCGCATCTGCCAGTAATTATGTTTAGCACCTCTACTCGTACAGGAGCGATCGCAACTCTTGAAGCTCTCTCTTTAGGGGCTTCAGATTATGCGACCAAACCCAGTAATTTAGGAAGTGTAGAGGCGACAACCCAACACATTCAAAAGGAGTTAATTCCCAAAATTAAGGTATTTGGTGCATTTTCTACACCAATCACCAATGCTCATCCGATTATTTTTCCTGTTCACAGCAATATAGAGCAAGTAGATATTGTCGCAATTGGAGTTTCTACCGGAGGCCCTAATGCTTTGACTGTAGTACTCAAAAAGCTTCCAGCAGATTTACCAGTACCAGTTTTAATTGTGCAACACATGCCGCCAATGTTTACAAAGCTGTTAGCTGAGCAATTATCCTCTAAATGTCAAATCCCAGTGGATGAAGCAGTTCCCGGAGTCACACTCAAACCTGGACATGTCTGGATTGCACCGGGAGATTTTCATTTAGTTGTGCAAAGGGACAAAGATGTGGTTAGACTTGATACCCATCAAGCAGCCCCCGAAAACTTCTGTCGCCCTTCAGTTGATGTTTTGTTGCGATCGCTAGCGCAGGTTTATGGTGCGAGAGCGATCGCAGTCATCATGACGGGGATGGGGCAAGATGGATTGCATGGTTGTCAGTGTATCCGTGAAGCTGGCGGACAGGTGCTAGTACAAGACAAAGCTAGTAGCATAGTGTGGGGAATGCCTAGTTTTGTAGTTAATGCCGGACTTGCTAATCAGATTGTTCCACTTGACCAAATGGCAGATGAGATTATGTACCGAATTAGTTATAATCGAAATTCTATTTCAGGTCTGTAA
- the sppA gene encoding signal peptide peptidase SppA yields MVWPFKSKFRKQIARIEITGAIASATRKRVLEALKTVEEKKFPALLLRIDSPGGTVGDSQEIYSALKRLREKIKIVASFGNISASGGVYIGMGAGHIVANPGTITGSIGVILRGNNLERLLAKIGVSFKVIKSGPYKDILAFDRELTEPEQDILQELIDISYQQFVQTIADARSLGVETVKSFADGRIFTGQQALELGVVDRLGTEEDARRWTAELVGLDPEKTPCYTLEERKPLLSRVLPGSRQITSGVGSGIDWLEFEMSTSGLPLWLYRP; encoded by the coding sequence ATGGTTTGGCCTTTTAAGTCCAAGTTTCGTAAACAAATTGCCCGGATTGAGATTACTGGTGCGATCGCCAGTGCGACTCGTAAACGTGTTTTAGAAGCCCTAAAAACCGTGGAGGAAAAGAAGTTTCCGGCTTTATTACTACGTATTGATAGTCCTGGGGGTACAGTCGGAGATTCCCAAGAAATTTATAGCGCCCTGAAGCGATTACGCGAAAAAATCAAAATTGTTGCTAGCTTTGGTAACATTTCGGCTTCTGGCGGTGTGTATATCGGCATGGGAGCTGGGCATATCGTGGCCAACCCTGGTACGATTACAGGCAGCATTGGTGTAATTTTGCGTGGGAATAACTTGGAACGCTTATTAGCGAAAATTGGTGTTTCCTTTAAGGTTATTAAGTCAGGGCCTTACAAAGATATTTTGGCATTTGATCGAGAACTAACCGAACCAGAACAAGATATCTTGCAAGAGCTGATTGACATCAGTTATCAACAGTTTGTACAAACCATAGCCGATGCGCGTTCTTTGGGGGTAGAAACTGTTAAAAGTTTTGCTGATGGGAGGATTTTTACAGGACAGCAAGCCCTAGAATTGGGTGTTGTAGATCGCCTGGGAACCGAAGAAGATGCCCGTCGTTGGACAGCAGAACTGGTTGGTCTTGATCCTGAAAAAACCCCATGTTATACCCTAGAAGAACGAAAACCCTTGTTGAGTAGAGTTCTACCAGGGAGTCGTCAGATAACATCAGGTGTAGGATCTGGAATTGATTGGCTGGAATTTGAAATGTCTACTAGTGGTTTACCACTGTGGTTGTATCGACCCTAA
- a CDS encoding Uma2 family endonuclease: MIAIKSRADRVVLYNISWQQFENILQDFGECRAARIAYDCGSLEIMTPLPEHEHYKEVISDFVKDIADTLDLDYESYGSTTWKHESRMAGLEPDNCFYFQNEVVIRGRLDLDLSQDPPPDLALEIDLTSKSLNRFPIYARLGVPEIWCYDSGELKIYLLQNDEYIESETSLVFPNLPIRELPRLIKEHRTEGRRAMRKAVKEWVSFNIYGS, encoded by the coding sequence ATGATAGCTATTAAAAGTCGAGCCGATAGAGTAGTACTTTACAACATTAGTTGGCAACAATTTGAAAATATTTTACAAGATTTTGGAGAGTGTCGTGCTGCCAGAATAGCTTATGATTGCGGTTCTTTAGAAATTATGACACCTTTACCAGAACACGAACACTATAAAGAGGTCATTAGTGATTTCGTTAAAGATATTGCTGATACCCTTGATTTAGATTACGAAAGTTATGGTTCAACTACCTGGAAGCACGAAAGCCGCATGGCTGGTTTAGAACCAGATAACTGTTTTTATTTCCAAAATGAAGTGGTGATTAGGGGTAGGCTAGATTTAGATTTAAGCCAAGACCCTCCCCCAGATTTAGCATTAGAAATTGATCTTACTAGTAAATCTTTAAATCGATTTCCTATTTATGCGCGGTTAGGTGTTCCTGAAATTTGGTGTTATGACTCAGGAGAATTGAAGATTTATCTCTTACAAAATGATGAATATATAGAGTCAGAAACAAGTTTAGTTTTTCCTAACTTACCAATTCGGGAATTACCAAGATTGATTAAAGAACATCGTACCGAGGGCAGAAGGGCAATGAGAAAAGCTGTGAAAGAGTGGGTCAGTTTCAATATTTATGGAAGTTAA
- a CDS encoding MlaE family lipid ABC transporter permease subunit: protein MSETTSKSSLGLWGQRLLAAIFLGGQVIVHLMKGKIHWRNTSEQMAAVGPDSLFIALLTAVFVGAVFTIQVAREFINFGAGNLVGGVLAVALTRELAPVLTAVVLAGRVGSAFAAEIGTMRVTEQIDAMLILKTDPIDYLVIPRLLACCLMLPILTLLSLVTGLSGGLIIATNIYGISDTVFLDSARNLLGTWDIFSAMIKASCFGLLIAVIGCSWGLTTTGGAKGVGQSTTTAVVTALLIIFISNFFLSWIMFQGTGSAFVQGL from the coding sequence TTGAGTGAGACTACATCCAAATCCAGTTTAGGACTATGGGGTCAACGGTTGCTGGCGGCAATTTTTTTGGGTGGACAAGTTATAGTTCACCTAATGAAGGGCAAAATCCACTGGCGCAATACCTCAGAGCAAATGGCAGCCGTTGGCCCAGATTCCCTCTTTATTGCTTTATTAACAGCTGTTTTTGTGGGCGCAGTATTTACCATTCAGGTAGCGCGGGAGTTTATCAACTTTGGTGCGGGAAATTTAGTTGGTGGAGTGTTAGCAGTAGCGTTGACTAGAGAACTAGCGCCCGTACTAACCGCAGTCGTTTTGGCAGGGCGAGTTGGTTCTGCCTTTGCAGCGGAAATCGGTACTATGCGAGTGACAGAACAAATCGATGCTATGTTGATTTTAAAAACCGATCCCATTGATTATCTGGTTATTCCTCGCCTACTTGCTTGCTGTTTAATGTTGCCCATTCTTACCCTTCTGTCTTTAGTAACAGGGCTTTCTGGGGGGTTGATCATTGCGACAAATATATACGGTATTTCCGATACGGTATTTCTAGACTCAGCTCGTAACCTGTTAGGGACTTGGGATATTTTCAGTGCCATGATTAAGGCCAGTTGTTTTGGGTTATTAATTGCTGTAATAGGTTGTAGTTGGGGTTTGACGACCACGGGAGGAGCCAAAGGTGTAGGACAATCAACCACTACCGCCGTAGTTACTGCCTTGCTAATTATATTTATTAGCAACTTTTTTCTTTCATGGATAATGTTTCAGGGAACTGGCAGCGCATTTGTGCAAGGGTTATGA
- a CDS encoding Uma2 family endonuclease, with product MIAIKSRADRVVLYNISWQQFENILQDFGECRAARIAYDCGSLEIMTPLPEHEYYKKTISIAIEDIALELDLKYESYGSTTWKRESRMAGLEPDDCFYFQNEAVIRGRLDLDLSQDPPPDLALEIDLTSKSLNRFPIYARLGVPEIWCYDLGELKIYLLQNGEYIESETSLVFPNLPIRELPRLIEEHRTEGRRAMRKAVREWVSFNIE from the coding sequence ATGATAGCTATTAAAAGTCGAGCCGATAGAGTAGTGCTTTACAACATTAGTTGGCAACAATTTGAAAATATTTTACAAGATTTTGGAGAGTGTCGTGCTGCCAGAATAGCTTATGATTGCGGTTCTTTGGAAATTATGACACCTTTACCAGAACACGAATACTATAAAAAAACTATCAGCATTGCCATTGAAGATATAGCTTTAGAATTAGATTTAAAATATGAAAGTTATGGTTCAACTACCTGGAAGCGCGAAAGCCGCATGGCTGGTTTAGAACCAGATGATTGTTTTTATTTCCAAAATGAAGCTGTGATTAGGGGTAGGTTAGATTTAGATTTAAGCCAAGATCCGCCCCCAGATTTAGCATTAGAAATTGATCTTACTAGTAAATCTTTAAATCGATTTCCTATTTATGCGCGGTTGGGTGTTCCTGAAATTTGGTGTTATGACTTAGGAGAATTGAAGATTTATCTCTTACAAAATGGGGAATATATAGAGTCAGAAACAAGTTTAGTTTTTCCTAACTTACCAATTCGGGAATTACCAAGATTGATTGAAGAACATCGCACCGAGGGCAGAAGGGCGATGAGAAAAGCTGTGAGAGAGTGGGTCAGTTTCAATATAGAATAA
- a CDS encoding CheR family methyltransferase encodes MKQTMGVSTNDFEYLRQLVHEHSAVMLYGDKTYLAELHLQPIVESVGFASITELINYLRTHPFNSLHVQTIEALVTNETSFFRDHYPFEALRQIIIPELVKNRAVERSLNIWCAACSNGQEPYSIAILIKEHFPLLTNWPVQLIASDFSTKVLARAQKGQYNKLEIKRGLPQNIRDKYFQKLDRDWQIKDEIRQMVDFRQFNLVQSWSSLPKFDVIFLRNVLIYFDIATKKALLKKVKQQLRPDGYLFLGSGETTINLDTSFRRVSFDKGICYQLHDCIK; translated from the coding sequence ATGAAACAGACTATGGGTGTTAGTACGAATGACTTTGAATATCTTCGACAATTAGTTCACGAACATTCAGCAGTGATGTTGTATGGTGATAAAACTTATTTGGCAGAGTTACATTTACAACCAATTGTTGAATCAGTAGGATTCGCTTCCATTACTGAACTGATTAATTATTTGCGGACTCACCCTTTCAACAGTCTTCATGTCCAGACAATCGAGGCTTTAGTTACCAACGAAACCTCATTTTTCCGCGATCATTATCCTTTTGAAGCGCTCAGACAAATTATAATCCCAGAGTTAGTCAAAAACCGAGCAGTCGAGCGATCGCTGAATATTTGGTGTGCTGCTTGCTCCAATGGACAAGAACCATACAGCATCGCCATCTTAATTAAAGAACATTTTCCTCTGCTTACTAACTGGCCTGTACAGTTAATTGCTAGTGATTTTTCTACCAAAGTTTTAGCTCGTGCCCAAAAAGGACAATATAACAAACTAGAAATTAAGCGGGGATTACCCCAAAATATTCGTGATAAGTATTTTCAAAAGTTAGATCGTGATTGGCAAATTAAAGACGAAATTCGTCAGATGGTTGATTTCCGTCAATTCAATCTTGTGCAATCTTGGTCATCTCTGCCAAAATTTGATGTGATTTTTTTACGCAATGTTTTAATATACTTTGATATCGCCACCAAAAAAGCTTTGCTAAAAAAAGTTAAACAGCAATTAAGACCAGATGGTTATTTGTTTCTCGGTAGCGGTGAAACAACCATCAACTTAGATACATCATTCCGGCGAGTTTCATTTGATAAGGGTATCTGCTATCAATTGCACGATTGCATTAAGTAG